The region GCAAACAAGATTGTGATACCAAAGAAACTCTGCCAGCCTGTAGCGTTAGCGCCGACGTAGCGGGAGTGTATGAGGCTAGCATCTTATGTGCCGACTGCAAAGTGGCCGTTAGCACGCTAGAGCTTTTTAAAAACGGAAATTTTATGCTTGAAACTGTCATCCATAAAAAAAGCTCTCAAAGAACCCTTGAAAACGGAACATACACTATAAAAGGCACCGAAGTAACTCTAGTAAATCAATACAAAGAAAAGACGGTTTATAAATTTGACGGAAGAAATTTAACCAAGCTTGAAAACAAAGATAGCTTCATAAAAGAGGTTTTCGGACAAAATTTGATCTATAAACCTCTAAAGTAGGTTTTAAAACAAGATTGATTTACGATTTTAAAGCTTATAAATGCCTCTTTAAAGACTTGGTTTAATATCTTTTAATAATAAAAAGTTGTATAATCGTTTAAAATAATAACTTTAAGGAGGCTTTTTGATGAGAATTTACATAAATGCTTTACTGTCGATTTTAGTAGCCGTCATCTTCATAGGGTGTACTCCCAAAAGCGCTCCTGAGCCAATCGTAACGCCTGATATAAATACAACCCAAGAAGTAATCAAACCAAAGCCTAAGCCAAAACCAAAGCCTAAGCCAAAACCAAAGCCTGAAATAAAACAAGAAGAGGTCAAAAAAGAGCTTAGCCAACAAGATTACTATAATAAAATTTTCATCAAAAGAGACATATCGGCAAACTCTCAAAGTATAGTTTTTACACATTATAAAGACGAAACAAGAGTTGTTGTGTATTCAGATAGCCTAACCGATGAAGGCAGGCAAAAATGCAAATTTGACGAAGCGGTAAATTTCAAAGACGGAAAATTTTATTATGAAAAAGATGGAGTCAAAGCCGCATTTTCTCTTCTGATAGAAGATGGGATTTTAAGCGTTACGACTAGCGGTAAAAAAGTAAATTTATGCAAAAACGGCACCTTTCACGGTATATATAAAGAAAATAAAAAATCCAAAAACATAATCGCCAAATACTCATTTACAAAATTTAGCAAAGACGCCAAACTTGAAGACATCCTAAAAGAGTATCCACAAGATCGCATCAAAAAAGGTGCGGGGTATCCCGATAAAAAAGGCAACGAAACATTTGAATACTATGTGCTTGATTCTAAATTCGAGCCTCTGTTTTACATCATAACCGCAGCAGACGACAAGATACTTGAAATTCACGTCATATCACCGATTTACAAGACTCCGCAAGGACTATCCACGGCCTCTACGCTAAAAGATATCTTTAAGCAGCTTGAAGTGACAAAGATATCCTCAAAAGAGGATAAGATATTTATGGAGGTCAAAATACTTGGCGTGAAATTTGAATTTGACGGCTCAAATTTGATAGGCAAAAAACAACACAGCATAGATACTTTAAGCATTGACAGTCCAGTTTCTAAGATCATAGTGCTGTGGGATAAATAAGTTTGAATAAATTTATATCGCTTTTAAAGAGAGAGCGAATTTTTGCAAGGCTCTCTCTTATTCAACTCATTTGTTATTTTGGAGTTTGGTTTTCTCATACGGGAGTTTTTACGCTTCTTATAAAGCTTGACGCGCCTGTTTGGGCGATAACTCTAGCCGCAGCTACGGCGTTTTTACCCGGAGTCGTGCTAGCTCCTTTTAGCGGCGTTATCGTAGATAAATTCAACCCAAAACCTATGCTTGTATCTCTTATCGTGATTGAAGCGATAACTGTTTTTATCCTGATTTTTATCAACTCTCTTGATATGCTTTGGTTGCTTTTTATCATCATTTTTGTCCGATCGGCGGCAGGCGGGACATATTTTCAGGTCGAGATGAGTATGTTTCCTAAAATTTTAACCAAAGAGGATTTAAAGCTAGCTAACGAAATTCACGCTCTGATATTTTCTATCTCCTACACCTCGGGCATGGGACTTGCGGGAATTTATATACACTTTTTCGGGATTAAAAGCGCATTTTTGCTTGATTGCGCTCTATACGTATTTGCTCTATTTTTGCTTTTAAAGCTAGATATAAAAAATATGGCGAAAAACAAAGGCGAGAAGGCTTTGCATATGCTTAAAGAGGGGCTTGGCTACATAAAGCAAAATCCTCTTGTGATGCATCTAATTATCTTACACGGCATCGTAGGAGTTACTTCATATGATGCTCTTGTGGCGCTTTTAGCCGATTATCAATACAAAGAGCTGCTTTCAGCTTCGCTTGTAATAGGATTTATAAACGCGGCTAGATCCATCGCGCTTTTGATAGGTCCGATACTTCTTAGCAAATTTGTAAATACAAAGACCTTATTTTATATCTACATCGGTCACGGCATAGGCGTTTGCATATGGGGAATTTTGCAGTTTAACTTCTATCTTGGCTTTTTAGGGACGATGGCGGCAGGGTTTTTTACCTCAAGCCTTTGGAGCTATACCTTTACCCTGCTTCAACAGAAATGCGACGATAGATACTACGGACGAATTATCGCCTATAACGATATGGTTTATCTTGGCATAGGAGCGCTAACTTCAGCCGGCATAGGATTGCTATTTAAGCTAGGTCTTAAGCTATGGGGCATTACTATCATTATGGGGTGTATGTTTTTCCTAGGCGCTATCTACTGGAATGCGGTTTATAAGAGATATAGAAATTTGCTAGATTAAAAAAAGATAAATAAAATAAGACTTGCAACTCTAACTAAAGCACAAGTCTTAAAAATAGCTAAAAATCAGCAACTAAAGGCTAAAAATCAAAGCCTATTATGCTTCAGGTTCTAAATTCGGCTAATTTGTTATTAAGCGTGTCAGTCATTTTGTTTAAGTGTTCGGCGGCACTCGCTATTTCTTCTACGCTTCTTGCATTTTCGGTTGAAATTGAATTGATATTTGAAATTCCGCTCATTATTTCACTTACGCCTTCGCCCGTCTTGATATAATCCTCAGCTGTCTTATCAGACATTACTATAGCGTCACTCATTACTTCGCTCATTATATTTATAGTTTTTTCCACATCGTCTGCAACAATAGTAAGATCTTGTATCTGTTTTGAATTTATACCCATCTGTTCACTTGAATCAGATATAGCTTGAACTATCACGCTAATAGTTGCATTTATCTCAGTTAATGAGCTTTGTGTCCTCTCGGCTAGTTTTCTAACCTCATCGGCAACTACGGCAAACCCGCGTCCGTGCTCACCGGCTCTAGCAGCCTCTATAGCAGCATTAAGAGCAAGTAAATTTGTCTGATCGGCTATATCATTTATTACAACAAGTATGGACTTCACTTGCTCGGCATCTTTGCTGAGCCGTTCTATATTCATAGCCATTTCGCTCTCGGTTCTTGCAGAAGATTCTATTTGCGAACTAAGTTTTCTGATCGCATCATTCGCTGATTTTATATACTCGCTTGCTTTTTGAAGATCGTTTTTACTCTCTTTGGCTACTAAAACCGATGCTTGCATCATCTCTTGCATATTAGAGCATTTTTGGGTAGTATCGGCTACTATCAAAGTTGATTCCTCAACTCTTCTTCCTGTTTGCAAGGACGTGGAACTCAGTTCGTTTGCTACAGACGAATTTTCTGCAGATAGACCTTTGGCGTCACCTATAAGAATTCTTACTTTTTCTATAAAGCTATTTATCGCTTCACTTGCCTGAGCTATCTCGTCTTTGCCGTTTATAGCAAGCTTTCTTGTAAGATCTCCGTCTCCGCTTGAGAGATTTCTGGCTCTATTTATTAGACTATTTAAAGGATTAGTTATAGAAAATTTAGTATAAATCATCGCTAAAATTAAAGATATAACCATTATAACAGTTGAAGTTATAAAGAATTTTTTCATATTCTCATAAGAAGTTTTTTCCATATCATCATCTAACTCATTTACTCTAGCATAAGTGCCGTCAAGAGCGGTTCTTATGATAAATATCATATCCATGTCACCTACTTTTATTTTACGGCTATTTCCTATACTAGGAACTGCTTCCTTCTGATTTTGTGCTTTAAAGGAATATTCAACATATTCATCTTTTGTGCTAGTTTCTATAAATTTTTCTATGAATCTCATCCCGTTAGCATCAGTCACATCGAGTTTATTGGTATTATTCCAGTGAGGTAAAGTAGGATGAAGTATAAAGTTTCCTTTGTCGTCAATTATAAATATATATCCTTTGTTGTCTTCACCAAATCTTATCGATTTTACAAAGTTAATAACATTTCTCTTTATAGTCTCGCTAGACTCTCCTAAATCCTCATATTCTTTAATAATAGCACTAATAAAACCATTTACTATATCTATCTCTTCGTCTAAGGCTATCTTTTTTTCATTTACAATAGCTTTTAAAAATTCATGTTTAGAATACTCGATTGCTTTATCGTTCATACTATCATACAAATAAACTATTCCCGACAACAAAACAATAAATGACAAAACTATCATTATTGTTACTTTACTTGAAATTTTCACACCAAACTCCTTCTTGTAATACAAAAATATTTATCTATTATTTAAATAGCTCTTAAATAATTTGTAATTATAACTCTACTAAAATAAAGCAAAACTTATTTTTACTATTGTGTGTATAAATTTTTAATAAATAATAATCTTAAATTTTAACATAATATGACGAGCTTGTAACAATAACTTTTTTATAAAGCGAAGTATAAGGCACCAAATCCGCATGCCCGGTATAAAGCCTACCGTCATCATTTAGGATTTTATGAAATCTCTCGATAGTCTTTAGCTTATAATCCTCATCAAAATATATCATCATATTTCTTGAAAATATCACGTCAAATTTACCGAGCTTAAAGAGCGAATCGTCAAAGATATTTACCACGCTAAATTCGCTTCTTGGCAAAAGCTCTTTTTTAATCTTAAATCTATCATCAACCTTATCAAAATATATATTTTTTTGATTATCGTTTAGTCTATGAAGCGAGCGTTCGGAGTAAGTAGCTTCGCGGCATTTGTCAATCGCTTCTGAGTTTATATCTATGCCGACTATCGAAATTTCAGACAAATTTAGCAAATTCGAATTAGCTAAAATTCCAAGCGAATAGACCTCCTCTCCCGTTGAACAAGGTGCACAAAGTATGCGCGTAAATCCACGCTCTTTGGCATAATAAATCGCGGCTTGAAGCTGAGCTAACTCTCTATAAAAATAAGTTTCGTTGATAGTGATTAGATTTAGCACCTCTTGCCTTAAAACACGATCAACTATA is a window of Campylobacter sp. CCUG 57310 DNA encoding:
- a CDS encoding MFS transporter, which translates into the protein MNKFISLLKRERIFARLSLIQLICYFGVWFSHTGVFTLLIKLDAPVWAITLAAATAFLPGVVLAPFSGVIVDKFNPKPMLVSLIVIEAITVFILIFINSLDMLWLLFIIIFVRSAAGGTYFQVEMSMFPKILTKEDLKLANEIHALIFSISYTSGMGLAGIYIHFFGIKSAFLLDCALYVFALFLLLKLDIKNMAKNKGEKALHMLKEGLGYIKQNPLVMHLIILHGIVGVTSYDALVALLADYQYKELLSASLVIGFINAARSIALLIGPILLSKFVNTKTLFYIYIGHGIGVCIWGILQFNFYLGFLGTMAAGFFTSSLWSYTFTLLQQKCDDRYYGRIIAYNDMVYLGIGALTSAGIGLLFKLGLKLWGITIIMGCMFFLGAIYWNAVYKRYRNLLD
- a CDS encoding TonB N-terminal domain-containing protein; the protein is MRIYINALLSILVAVIFIGCTPKSAPEPIVTPDINTTQEVIKPKPKPKPKPKPKPKPEIKQEEVKKELSQQDYYNKIFIKRDISANSQSIVFTHYKDETRVVVYSDSLTDEGRQKCKFDEAVNFKDGKFYYEKDGVKAAFSLLIEDGILSVTTSGKKVNLCKNGTFHGIYKENKKSKNIIAKYSFTKFSKDAKLEDILKEYPQDRIKKGAGYPDKKGNETFEYYVLDSKFEPLFYIITAADDKILEIHVISPIYKTPQGLSTASTLKDIFKQLEVTKISSKEDKIFMEVKILGVKFEFDGSNLIGKKQHSIDTLSIDSPVSKIIVLWDK
- a CDS encoding copper resistance protein NlpE N-terminal domain-containing protein, producing the protein MKNFIFLGVALILFSGCASQNLSKQDCDTKETLPACSVSADVAGVYEASILCADCKVAVSTLELFKNGNFMLETVIHKKSSQRTLENGTYTIKGTEVTLVNQYKEKTVYKFDGRNLTKLENKDSFIKEVFGQNLIYKPLK
- a CDS encoding methyl-accepting chemotaxis protein, with protein sequence MKISSKVTIMIVLSFIVLLSGIVYLYDSMNDKAIEYSKHEFLKAIVNEKKIALDEEIDIVNGFISAIIKEYEDLGESSETIKRNVINFVKSIRFGEDNKGYIFIIDDKGNFILHPTLPHWNNTNKLDVTDANGMRFIEKFIETSTKDEYVEYSFKAQNQKEAVPSIGNSRKIKVGDMDMIFIIRTALDGTYARVNELDDDMEKTSYENMKKFFITSTVIMVISLILAMIYTKFSITNPLNSLINRARNLSSGDGDLTRKLAINGKDEIAQASEAINSFIEKVRILIGDAKGLSAENSSVANELSSTSLQTGRRVEESTLIVADTTQKCSNMQEMMQASVLVAKESKNDLQKASEYIKSANDAIRKLSSQIESSARTESEMAMNIERLSKDAEQVKSILVVINDIADQTNLLALNAAIEAARAGEHGRGFAVVADEVRKLAERTQSSLTEINATISVIVQAISDSSEQMGINSKQIQDLTIVADDVEKTINIMSEVMSDAIVMSDKTAEDYIKTGEGVSEIMSGISNINSISTENARSVEEIASAAEHLNKMTDTLNNKLAEFRT
- a CDS encoding protein-glutamate O-methyltransferase CheR, translated to MFFDKFKKVSPSDNLQESKATPLPSDMKGLDKFIQNIKSICGVDLESKKETIKQRVANFAQAHSIETFELLSTRIIVDRVLRQEVLNLITINETYFYRELAQLQAAIYYAKERGFTRILCAPCSTGEEVYSLGILANSNLLNLSEISIVGIDINSEAIDKCREATYSERSLHRLNDNQKNIYFDKVDDRFKIKKELLPRSEFSVVNIFDDSLFKLGKFDVIFSRNMMIYFDEDYKLKTIERFHKILNDDGRLYTGHADLVPYTSLYKKVIVTSSSYYVKI